A window from Pichia kudriavzevii chromosome 5, complete sequence encodes these proteins:
- a CDS encoding uncharacterized protein (PKUD0E03290; Pfam Domains: Pkinase(1.1e-50)), whose product MPLFKREPKTTPNSATNSTRTSPNSSPITNHGFDANQPTPLTLPNTKSTTSMTSMNGDTEGRVSRSSSMSRKFKSLFTGGGNNSNGNAENKPNNDVDVLKSIKSGTYQPPLPIPDRSLGRSTNKQVGSRSTNFNDNVDNLRKMTIKEPELNDIDCELNIPEDEVIETLKQEHEQQFQDDGHGARGQGLGKEGEYSQHPRFRSSTISTMSFRNANESSKIPGSQPASSRSRSNSASDSRRLKHSETVSVGSTHLKNERDIRIKLCDRICIYEFGRCHEHDYSKFKTHLNKSSTGLFSWMKKKENKSENDESYAMIEKSISLLPDKYSGNLMKVKNNPKNYIWNYDDDEEEDGDDDYDYDDYITDDDEDEDEDEDGYTDNQHVKHRKSIHSMPSSRNSNFAKSIKSNRSTLSRQSKLITRHYNSDDEYEDENDYEKHLAENDSSDNDDNMGTKVKDTSNKVDHVGNKSDDNSDGSYEDDDGDDDDDDDDDDDFDDEIDNMMIEPIIGKEQVFLINSMLSKIENPDKFMERVREKERLGKVKLTMAQKYGHIEGVIGKGSYGTVCISSKTVNNTQVFYAIKQIKRKQGESLRHFGNRVTSEFMISSSLTHQAVINVYDLMVDPISLTYSEIMEFIPCGDLFSLISNTNGLNIVECDCFFKQILNAITYLHSVGVSHNDLKVENLLLTRKGQLKITDFGTSAVFKTAWENEVQLSLGACGSERYVAPEQYIKDLEYDPRLGDVWSLGVIYLTMYYGKYSWEASKLDDESFTRYVETRAKYDYSRKSTTRAHQFLCLRRGAYPPIENIKGGIQHTWVSKGGVRDGNSRENEEELINDSRRYVLYNILNPDPTFRMRTYQIWQSEWIKNFRVCDAGRGYVSYDNYIEMAMKSVRDIQAKERDREMERDKDKDREKSKEQKKSHGFLGFKV is encoded by the coding sequence ATGCCGCTTTTCAAAAGAGAACCGAAAACAACCCCAAATTCAGCTACAAACTCTACTAGAACATCCCCTAATTCGTCGCCAATTACCAATCATGGGTTCGACGCCAACCAGCCTACTCCGTTGACTTTACCGAATACCAAGTCGACCACGTCCATGACGTCAATGAATGGAGATACTGAAGGCAGGGTGTCGAGAAGTAGCTCCATGTCTCGTAAGTTCAAGAGTCTGTTCACCGGTGGTGGTAACAATAGTAATGGCAATGctgaaaacaaaccaaATAATGACGTGGACGTGCTCAAGAGCATCAAAAGCGGGACTTACCAACCTCCATTACCCATTCCCGACCGAAGTTTGGGCAGATctacaaacaaacaagttGGTTCACGTTCAACAAATTTCAATGACAATGTCGATAACCTGCGGAAAATGACTATCAAGGAGCCAGAATTGAATGACATTGATTGTGAGTTGAATATCCCTGAAGACGAGGTGATTGAAACCCTCAAACAAGAACATGAGCAACAATTCCAAGATGATGGACATGGAGCTAGAGGGCAAGGACTAGGGAAAGAAGGAGAATATTCCCAGCACCCTAGGTTTAGATCATCGACTATTTCTACAATGTCCTTTAGGAATGCCAACGAATCGTCCAAGATTCCAGGTTCTCAACCAGCATCAAGTAGATCCAGGTCAAATTCAGCAAGTGATTCAAGAAGATTGAAGCATTCAGAAACTGTGAGTGTTGGTTCAACACATCTAAAGAATGAAAGAGATATACGAATAAAATTATGTGATAGAATCTGTATCTATGAATTTGGCAGATGCCATGAACATGATTATTCTAAGTTCAAGACCCATTTGAATAAATCAAGTACTGGATTATTCAGttggatgaagaagaaagagaataaatcagaaaatgatgaatcTTATGCAATGATTGAAAAGTCAATCAGTTTGTTACCTGATAAGTATTCGGGTAATTTGATGAAGGTGAAAAATAACCCTAAAAATTATATCTGGAACtatgatgacgatgaagaagaggatggtgatgatgattaCGATTATGATGATTATATcactgatgatgatgaggatgaggATGAGGATGAGGATGGGTACACTGATAATCAGCATGTTAAACACAGAAAAAGTATTCATAGTATGCCTAGCTCTAGAAATTCTAATTTTGCAAAAAGTATTAAAAGTAATAGAAGTACACTTAGTAGGCAATCTAAACTGATAACAAGGCATTACAATAGTGATGATGAgtatgaagatgaaaatgattaTGAGAAGCATCTAGCAGAAAACGATTCTtctgataatgatgataatatGGGAACTAAGGTAAAGGACACATCCAACAAAGTTGATCACGTTGGTAATAAAAGTGACGACAATTCTGATGGCAGTTACGAAGATGACGACggtgatgatgacgatgatgatgatgatgatgatgattttgacgatgaaattgataacaTGATGATTGAACCTATTATTGGCAAAGAACAAGTTTTCCTCATCAACAGCATGTTAagtaaaattgaaaatcctGATAAGTTCATGGAAAGAGTGAGGGAAAAAGAACGCCTGGGAAAAGTGAAATTAACAATGGCCCAAAAATATGGGCATATTGAAGGAGTCATTGGTAAAGGTTCGTATGGTACAGTTTGCATATCCTCCAAGACTGTGAATAATACCCAGGTATTCTATGCAATCAAGCAGATCAAAAGGAAACAAGGTGAATCTCTTCGTCATTTTGGAAATCGTGTCACTAGTGAGTTTATGATTTCATCTTCGTTGACCCATCAGGCAGTGATCAATGTTTATGACTTGATGGTTGATCCAATATCTCTGACATACTCTGAAATCATGGAGTTCATACCATGCGGtgatttgttttctttaatttcaaacACTAATGGTTTGAACATAGTTGAATGTGATTGTTTCTTCAAGCAAATCCTAAATGCGATAACCTACCTACATTCGGTTGGTGTTTCACATAATGATTTGAAGGTGGAAAATTTATTGTTGACACGTAAGGgtcaattgaaaataacagaTTTTGGTACTTCTGCTGTATTTAAGACAGCCTGGGAGAACGAAGTTCAGTTGTCTTTAGGCGCTTGTGGTTCTGAGAGATATGTTGCACCAGAACAATATATCAAAGACCTGGAATATGATCCACGATTGGGTGATGTTTGGTCTCTAGGTGTTATTTACTTAACCATGTATTATGGGAAATATTCTTGGGAAGCTTCCAAATTGGACGATGAAAGTTTTACGAGATATGTCGAAACTAGAGCAAAATATGATTATTCTAGGAAAAGCACAACTAGAGCCCACCAATTTTTATGTTTGAGGAGAGGTGCATATCCcccaattgaaaatatcaaaggTGGTATTCAACATACTTGGGTATCTAAAGGTGGTGTCAGAGACGGAAATAGTAGGGAAAACGAGGAGGAACTAATCAACGACTCCAGAAGGTATGTGCTATACAATATATTGAATCCTGATCCAACATTTAGAATGAGAACTTACCAGATTTGGCAAAGTGAATGGATTAAGAACTTTAGAGTCTGTGATGCCGGAAGAGGGTATGTCAGTTATGATAATTATATCGAGATGGCAATGAAAAGTGTCCGCGATATCCAggcaaaagaaagagacaGAGAAATGGAAAGAGACAAGGACAAGGATAGGGAAAAAAGTAAggaacaaaagaaaagccATGGATTTTTAGGATTCAAAGTCTAA
- a CDS encoding uncharacterized protein (PKUD0E03300; similar to Saccharomyces cerevisiae YLR075W (RPL10); ancestral locus Anc_8.10), producing MARRPARCYRYCKNKPFPKSRYNRGVPDPKIRIFDLGRKKASVDDFPLCVHLVSNEIEQLSSEALEAARICANKYITTQSGRESFHMRVRVHPFHVLRINKMLSCAGADRLQQGMRGAWGKPHGTAARVTIGQVLISIRTKDSNKDVVIEGLRRARYKFPGQQRIIISKKWGFTNLNRDEYVAKRQNNEVKEDGAYVKFLSKKGSLEENFKEFPHYFVN from the coding sequence ATGGCTAGAAGACCAGCTAGATGTTACAGATACTGTAAGAACAAGCCTTTCCCAAAGTCTAGATACAACAGAGGTGTCCCAGACCCAAAGATTagaatttttgatttagGTAGAAAGAAGGCTTCTGTTGATGACTTCCCATTATGTGTCCATTTAGTTTCTAACgaaattgaacaattgTCATCTGAAGCTTTAGAAGCTGCACGTATTTGTGCAAACAAGTACATCACTACTCAATCTGGTAGAGAATCTTTCCACATGAGAGTCAGAGTCCATCCATTCCACGTCTTAAGAATCAACAAGATGTTGTCATGTGCTGGTGCGGATAGATTGCAACAAGGTATGAGAGGTGCTTGGGGTAAGCCACACGGTACTGCTGCTAGAGTTACCATTGGTCAAGTCTTGATCTCCATCAGAACCAAGGACTCCAACAAGGATGTTGTCATTGAAGGTTTAAGAAGAGCTAGATACAAGTTCCCAGGTCAACAAAGAATCATCATCTCTAAGAAGTGGGGTTTCACCAACTTAAACAGAGACGAATACGTTGCTAAGAGACAAAACAATGAGGTTAAGGAAGATGGTGCTTACGTCAAGTTCTTGTCCAAGAAGGGTTCTTTAGAAGAAAACTTCAAGGAATTCCCACACTACTTCGTTAACTAA
- a CDS encoding uncharacterized protein (PKUD0E03310; similar to Saccharomyces cerevisiae YLR074C (BUD20); ancestral locus Anc_8.11), whose protein sequence is MGRYSVKRYKTKRMTRQLDQIFDDLSTPESIQKLKNQEEDETLPGMGQYYCVQCAKYFFDNTSLKGHIRGKVHKRRVKELKVKPYTPEEADFAAGVNVEKYLDRVNKYKNEEEQRRLMEAELLKNQTEEYELRDRQKWEQMYPEKAVEEAQKKLEQESLEKKRALKKAQKYELEPLTDDEIQIDP, encoded by the coding sequence ATGGGTAGATATTCCGTTAAGAGGTACAAGACCAAGAGAATGACCAGACAGCTGGATCAAATTTTCGATGATTTATCAACCCCAGAATCCATtcagaaattgaaaaaccaagaagaagatgaaaccCTACCTGGTATGGGACAGTACTACTGTGTTCAGTGCGCAAagtatttctttgataacACCTCGTTGAAAGGCCACATCCGTGGGAAAGTCCACAAGCGTCGAGTTAAAGAACTAAAAGTAAAACCTTATACCCCGGAAGAAGCAGATTTTGCTGCTGGTGTTAATGTGGAGAAGTATTTGGACAGAGtcaataaatataaaaatgaggaagaaCAGAGAAGATTAATGGAGGCagaattattgaagaatcaaaCTGAAGAATATGAGCTACGTGACAGACAAAAATGGGAACAGATGTACCCAGAAAAggctgttgaagaagcacaaaaaaaactcgAGCAAGAGTCtctagagaaaaaaagggcTCTTAAGAAAGCCCAGAAATACGAGTTAGAGCCCCTcactgatgatgaaattcaGATTGATCCATAA
- a CDS encoding uncharacterized protein (PKUD0E03320; similar to Saccharomyces cerevisiae YLR073C (RFU1); ancestral locus Anc_8.13): protein MGRERRSLSSTSSTSGSSFSSPLNPPIDPKILISRSKMYESKYPLHLLLKSANGILRNARSYDKEGAREDAFVLYSRFVDLIANQVSSRSELKRSKMAFKKNKTSKDSEVYAEYVKLLPNLSMAMDRSEHLMSEIRKEYIDYKKVEMALEEARELQRKKFLERKERGEKQLQEMRRSIERRKSSMHSDDRELLNKLRSLSTTSSTEFENRPNLQVPSYPSINDTAIAEDESYAYSQMSKAPKLPSYPAISKNNAPSYDLVSAPSGANQVSLQKPKVKSEANHKTVNFTEGGAPLRTLYLPADLPQRFLEIAEPNTSKKLETCGILIGKLNRNAFFITHLLIPEQESTSDTCSTLNEEKMFEYIENEDPDLFILGWIHTHPTQSCFLSSIDLHTQNSYQIMLNEAIAIVCAPTDHHSKKLGVFRLTDPPGVPTITNCSQSGFHPHEEPNLYVDCNRVSNKQVSSGHVVIKTGLTFKVKDLR from the coding sequence ATGGGCAGAGAGAGGAGATCACTTTCGTCTACATCAAGTACATCCGGCTCGTCATTTAGTTCTCCACTAAATCCGCCAATTGATCCGAAAATACTAATTTCCAGGTCGAAGATGTACGAGAGCAAGTATCCGTTGCACTTACTTCTGAAATCCGCAAATGGTATTCTGAGGAATGCTCGATCCTACGATAAGGAGGGTGCAAGAGAGGATGCATTTGTGCTATATTCAAGGTTTGTTGACTTGATTGCCAATCAAGTATCCAGTAGATCCGAGCTAAAAAGGAGCAAAATGGCGttcaaaaagaataagACCAGCAAGGATAGTGAGGTATATGCTGAGTATGTGAAATTACTACCCAATCTTTCAATGGCAATGGATCGTTCGGAGCATTTAATGAGTGAAATTCGCAAAGAATATATAGACTATAAAAAAGTAGAAATGGCGCTTGAAGAAGCAAGGGAAttgcaaagaaagaagtttttAGAGAGGAAAGAACGGGGTGAAAAGCAATTACAAGAAATGCGGAGGAGTATTGAAAGGCGTAAGTCCTCAATGCATTCAGACGATCGTGAGTTATTGAACAAGCTTCGGTCATTATCGACTACTTCATCTACTGAGTTTGAAAACCGTCCAAACCTACAGGTGCCCTCTTATCCATCAATAAACGACACTGCTATTGCAGAAGACGAGAGCTATGCATATTCTCAGATGAGCAAGGCGCCAAAGTTACCCTCTTACCCTGCAATCTCGAAAAATAATGCTCCATCCTATGATTTAGTTTCTGCACCAAGCGGCGCCAACCAAGTAAGTTTGCAGAAACCTAAAGTGAAGTCAGAAGCGAATCATAAAACAGTTAATTTCACAGAAGGAGGTGCTCCATTGAGAACACTATATCTTCCGGCAGATTTGCCCCAGCGATTTTTAGAGATAGCCGAACCTAAtacatcaaagaaactaGAGACCTGTGGTATACTAATAGGTAAACTGAATAGAAATGCCTTTTTTATTACCCACCTGTTAATTCCGGAACAAGAGTCAACATCAGACACCTGTTCTACCTtgaatgaggaaaaaatgttcgaatatattgaaaatgaagatcCGGATCTGTTCATTCTTGGCTGGATCCATACCCATCCGACGCAGTCTTGTTTTCTGTCATCAATAGATTTACATACCCAAAATTCCTACCAGATTATGTTAAATGAAGCAATTGCAATTGTGTGTGCGCCAACTGATCATCACTCTAAGAAACTAGGGGTTTTCAGGTTAACTGATCCACCAGGGGTGCCAACTATAACAAACTGTAGCCAGTCAGGCTTTCACCCGCACGAGGAACCAAACTTATACGTTGACTGTAATAGAGTAAGCAACAAACAAGTTTCATCCGGCCATGTTGTTATCAAAACTGGTCTAACATTCAAAGTCAAGGACTTGCGCTGA
- a CDS encoding uncharacterized protein (PKUD0E03330; Pfam Domains: WD40(3.3e-07)) — MYVPLDLTRPNIKPIAFGHILATNIYPVHATDHNAIFRLSEEDYSFNYLDSTYRGDIGIRISRTPLSPQDPSTYAALSKYTEYYLRRLHSSIGALPANQLEKAPLKVPKDLVVSHSDGKTELLMIGSMINPLSSDKFKPVHLTPGCHSLIVTYEREQHNNQTNTLNKLFGKTGKHEKHSYHHVDQSDLKLPKSNLNRNTSTFVERITTCDNYIKKLNNARSILISAHGRVFSVLALDDDPKQIDIDPVCLRVTVSTSVITSMSAFKQYRLNSDKSLDVLFGFASGDILWLNPLKMKYSRWNKKGSFKKEIITSIEWSTCGNYGYVGFADGDLLIFNRDYEDNDLVYAPKVHSRKKNLKIYHSLNTSPCNHLVGHYKLAKKPITSIKSHPTYNNIIVITSDDGFTRVFDLLTESITDIVPSYYGGVLTSEFSPDGKYLFLGGEDDIVSVYSFQSMHIFGMSNERGLLRLVSRLQGAKSWVRGIVVRQQAFSSSLSYTVGAASDDGYIRFYEFQPRSSRKAKKHHTVMTNHMGTPKSPAQKALSALSIERSGSLESRHRKLTPRASTNHSLSPAPNRLSLRELINSGASSTSLVRSQNHSSKQMKLGDGVLMCPVQINDKANDSLVSHHVMFKEKKLNHNILFSEVRDTYIHNTVGMESVTKTLPVSEKNVNLGRLSGLYIEDHYIWAFVAGGDLIRFKKYSS; from the coding sequence ATGTATGTTCCCCTGGATTTGACACGACCAAATATCAAACCTATTGCGTTTGGCCACATACTTGCCACCAACATATACCCCGTTCATGCTACGGATCACAATGCAATTTTCCGCTTAAGTGAAGAGGACTACTCATTTAATTACCTTGATTCTACATACCGGGGAGACATTGGAATACGGATCTCAAGAACCCCACTATCTCCACAAGATCCTTCGACATATGCCGCATTATCAAAATATACTGAATATTACTTGAGAAGATTACATTCCAGTATAGGAGCATTGCCTGCTAACCAGTTAGAAAAGGCACCTCTGAAAGTACCAAAAGACCTGGTTGTTTCTCATTCAGATGGTAAGACAGAATTACTGATGATTGGATCTATGATTAATCCTTTATCCTCGGATAAATTCAAGCCGGTTCATTTAACTCCAGGATGCCACTCGCTGATTGTAACATATGAGCGAGAGCAACATAACAACCAAACTAATACCCTCAATAAGCTTTTTGGGAAAACAGGTAAACATGAAAAACATTCATACCACCACGTTGATCAGTCCGACTTGAAGTTACCGAAATCTAACCTGAATAGGAATACCTCAACATTTGTGGAGAGGATTACAACTTGTGATAATTATATCAAGAAGCTGAATAATGCACGCTCAATCTTGATTTCGGCACATGGTAGAGTGTTTAGTGTGCTGGCGCTGGATGATGACCCAAAGCAGATTGATATAGATCCTGTTTGCCTGAGAGTAACAGTCAGTACGAGTGTCATAACTAGTATGAGTGCGTTTAAGCAATACAGACTAAACTCAGACAAAAGTTTAGATGTGCTGTTTGGCTTTGCATCAGGTGATATTCTATGGCTGAATCcactgaaaatgaagtaTTCTAGATGGAATAAAAAAGGATCAtttaaaaaggaaataataACGTCTATTGAATGGTCAACCTGTGGGAACTATGGTTATGTTGGTTTTGCTGATGGCGATCTGCTAATATTCAACAGAGATTATGAAGATAACGACCTTGTTTATGCACCTAAAGTTCACTctaggaaaaaaaacctgAAGATATACCACTCATTGAACACAAGTCCATGCAACCACCTTGTGGGGCACTACAAATTAGCTAAAAAGCCAATTACAAGTATAAAATCACACCCCACATACAACAATATCATTGTGATTACTTCTGATGATGGGTTTACACGAgtatttgatttattgaCAGAGTCAATAACTGATATTGTTCCCTCTTACTATGGTGGGGTTTTAACCTCCGAATTTTCCCCTGACGGGAAGTATTTATTTCTCGGaggtgaagatgatattgttTCTGTCTATTCGTTTCAATCCATGCATATATTTGGCATGTCTAATGAAAGAGGATTATTAAGACTCGTCTCTAGGTTACAAGGCGCAAAATCGTGGGTGAGAGGAATTGTTGTCAGACAACAGGCATTTTCTAGCTCATTGAGTTACACTGTTGGAGCTGCGAGTGATGATGGGTATATTCGATTCTACGAGTTTCAACCCAGAAGTTCCAGGAAGGCCAAAAAACACCATACAGTAATGACAAATCACATGGGCACCCCGAAATCTCCTGCACAGAAAGCGCTTTCTGCTCTTTCGATTGAGCGGTCTGGCAGTCTTGAATCGAGACATAGAAAGTTAACGCCAAGGGCAAGTACCAACCATTCACTGAGCCCGGCACCCAATCGTCTCTCGCTAAGAGAATTGATCAATTCCGgtgcttcttcaacatcactAGTACGTAGCCAGAACCACTCTTCGAAACAAATGAAGCTGGGAGATGGTGTCCTAATGTGTCCGGTCCAGATCAACGACAAAGCCAATGATTCACTAGTTTCTCATCATGTGATGTTTaaagagaagaaattgaacCACAATATCCTTTTCTCAGAGGTCAGGGACACATACATTCACAATACTGTAGGGATGGAATCAGTAACGAAAACTCTTCCTGTCTCGGAGAAGAACGTCAACTTGGGGAGATTAAGTGGTCTTTACATTGAAGACCATTACATTTGGGCGTTTGTTGCAGGTGGTGACTTGATTAGGTTCAAGAAATACAGCAGCTAG
- a CDS encoding uncharacterized protein (PKUD0E03340; similar to Saccharomyces cerevisiae YAL032C (PRP45); ancestral locus Anc_7.60): MANKDLQLFKKDTEKGKDVQRQETIRKTREELNKIVAKKLHGEKVTTLSSSSTNNDTTYVRYTSAQVANISAIEGNVPKQRIIKIKDEKVDPMLTPSFKIRKAPSGPPTDSIVPVLHDELNTEKITKADQKKWQIAPAVSNWKNTKGFIIGIENRLKNSGDVNELSEEDKERSIAKFSALSNALKSAEQKAKQDINARASWRKRKEAEEDHEAQERLNRLAEEARKARASSADRVEPTNERDNIHVSKHERRMERRRRAEEELKRDRLSTKQKVRKLAEEQGRDVSERVVLGVSEAIKKKQKESVYDADLYLKSNTRSNNGDEIAYDSPLFNQDAVLNDIYRSRNLSGYRGLGSKDQEDSGSTSVAFVKDSEKQK, encoded by the coding sequence ATGGCTAATAAAGACTTACAATTATTTAAGAAAGATACAGAGAAAGGTAAGGATGTTCAACGACAGGAAACAATAAGGAAAACTAGGGAAGAGTTGAATAAAATCGTTGCTAAGAAACTTCATGGTGAGAAGGTTACCACATTATCCTCTTCTTCCACCAATAATGATACTACATATGTGAGATATACTTCTGCACAAGTGGCTAATATAAGTGCAATTGAAGGCAATGTTCCAAAACAAAGgataataaaaatcaaGGATGAAAAAGTAGATCCCATGTTAACACCTTCGTTTAAAATTCGGAAAGCCCCCAGCGGTCCGCCAACAGATAGTATTGTTCCAGTTTTACATGATGAGTTGAAcacagaaaaaataactaAAGCTGatcaaaagaaatggcAGATTGCTCCGGCAGTTTCTAATTGGAAAAATACGAAGGGATTTATTATaggaattgaaaacagaCTAAAAAATTCGGGCGATGTCAACGAATTGagtgaagaagataaagagAGAAGCATTGCAAAATTTAGTGCCCTGAGTAACGCCTTGAAGAGTGCCGAGCAAAAAGCCAAACAGGATATCAATGCAAGAGCAAGCTGGAGAAAACGTAAGGAGGCCGAAGAGGACCACGAGGCCCAGGAGAGATTAAACAGGCTAGCAGAAGAGGCTAGGAAAGCTAGGGCCAGCTCAGCAGACAGAGTAGAACCAACAAATGAGCGAGATAACATACATGTTTCCAAGCACGAAAGACGTATGgagaggagaagaagagcagaagaagaactcAAGAGAGATAGACTGAGTACAAAGCAAAAGGTTAGAAAGCTTGCGGAAGAACAAGGTAGAGATGTCAGCGAGCGTGTTGTACTAGGTGTTTCCGAGGCCATtaaaaagaagcaaaaagaaagtGTTTACGATGCAGATCTTTACCTAAAGTCGAACACAAGGTCTAACAATGGTGACGAGATTGCTTATGACTCACCCTTGTTTAACCAAGATGCGGTATTGAACGATATCTACAGATCCAGAAATTTATCAGGCTATAGAGGCCTAGGTAGTAAAGACCAGGAGGATTCTGGCTCAACTTCTGTTGCTTTTGTAAAAGATTCagagaagcaaaaataG
- a CDS encoding uncharacterized protein (PKUD0E03350; similar to Saccharomyces cerevisiae YMR020W (FMS1); ancestral locus Anc_2.567), with translation MEHHEVVIIGAGISGLAAAELLDKHKVEYVIIEARDRIGGRIETNRKGLTEYDLGASWAHDTLTNPLFDKILEDNEIHNLYSLYYDDQYPLYFTKDRGPQYVSSNKIEQVVKELEKFIEIRYFEEIGKRDVSLKEIIAEYIRKQSRVLTKEQVLLAPQLARHLELWHGIGWEQMSSKFGLVDNVGRNCLFRNGYDKVIEQIHSKLDQNKILKNSIVKLIDRSTSTVKIELTDGRVINSNWVICTVPQSILQLPIGEIGAIEWRPSLPANIKESLDNMSWGKLGKVVFEFDTAWWGHHDTDRFVALANSDNQLFEVWCQSTGASAKVGHTQPSPPSPESWDSPLLILNFHKIKNTPALLCFTQGTLTEYLEENPDRAWGYMEPILSRLANVDLDSDETQDNRVQVTPPVNTIVSQWTVDPFSRGSYAACKPGDDPTDLVIHLERGLDKVRFAGEHTILDGAGAVHGAWMSGRREAEHILIREGKLEGELNEW, from the coding sequence ATGGAGCATCATGAAGTGGTAATTATAGGGGCTGGCATTTCCGGGTTGGCTGCTGCAGAACTTTTGGATAAACATAAAGTCGAATACGTTATTATTGAGGCGAGAGATAGAATTGGAGGTCGTATAGAGACGAACAGGAAAGGACTGACAGAGTACGATCTAGGTGCTTCTTGGGCACATGATACTCTTACCAATCCActatttgataaaatattAGAAGATAATGAGATCCACAACTTATACAGTCTTTACTACGATGATCAATATCCCCTTTACTTTACCAAAGACAGAGGCCCGCAATACGTTAGCTCCAATAAAATTGAGCAAGTTGTGAAAGAGCTTGAAAAGTTCATTGAAATCAGAtactttgaagaaattggaaaGAGGgatgtttctttgaaagaaattATTGCTGAGTATATCAGAAAACAATCTAGGGTCTTAACAAAGGAGCAGGTTTTACTTGCACCGCAGTTAGCCAGACATTTAGAACTATGGCATGGTATTGGCTGGGAACAAATGAGCTCGAAGTTTGGATTGGTTGATAATgttggaagaaattgtCTGTTCAGAAACGGGTACGATAAAGTAATTGAGCAAATACACTCAAAGTTGgatcaaaacaaaatattgaaaaattctATAGTGAAGTTAATCGACAGATCCACAAGCACTGTCAAAATTGAGCTAACAGATGGCAGAGTCATAAACTCAAACTGGGTAATTTGTACAGTACCGCAGAGTATCCTACAATTACCGATAGGTGAAATAGGTGCAATAGAATGGAGACCATCGTTGCCTGCCAACATCAAAGAATCATTGGACAACATGAGTTGGGGAAAATTAGGGAAAGTGgtttttgagtttgataCAGCGTGGTGGGGTCATCATGATACTGATAGGTTTGTTGCGTTAGCTAATTCTGATAATCAGTTATTTGAAGTGTGGTGTCAATCTACCGGAGCCTCAGCTAAAGTAGGACACACCCAGCCTAGCCCTCCATCACCAGAATCTTGGGATTCACCTCTTCTAATTCTTAATTTTcataaaataaaaaacacCCCTGCACTTTTATGTTTCACACAGGGCACTTTGACTGaatatcttgaagaaaaccCAGATAGAGCATGGGGATACATGGAACCTATTCTCTCAAGACTTGCCAATGTTGATTTAGATAGCGACGAAACACAAGACAATAGGGTTCAAGTGACTCCACCAGTCAATACAATAGTATCTCAGTGGACTGTAGACCCATTTTCTAGAGGTTCTTATGCTGCTTGCAAACCTGGCGATGACCCTACAGATTTGGTGATTCATCTTGAAAGAGGATTAGACAAGGTTCGTTTTGCTGGTGAGCATACCATACTTGATGGTGCTGGTGCAGTACATGGTGCATGGATGAGTGGTAGGAGAGAAGCAGAGCATATTTTAATTAGAGAAGGTAAGTTGGAGGGAGAACTCAACGAATGGTGA